A part of Pseudomonas sp. MYb118 genomic DNA contains:
- a CDS encoding LacI family DNA-binding transcriptional regulator — translation MTDLKDVARLAGVSRATAARTFASPEVVRPATREQVFAAARELGFRPNRLGRQLRLQTTNLIGVVVPNLLNPVFAEQFQAMEQAARLRGYNLLLATTDYDSERESAVVEELLRQRVDGLVLTVTDAQSNRVLQSLASEDTPFVLAYHQPGNPEYSAVSVDNRNGMALATRYLLDAGHTRIGMVAGPALQSDRARLRYAGYCDAMAEQGLGSLPVIEMPAHTQADFAALEPFLSGPQAPSALVCSNDLLAISLIAELRRNGWNVPQQLSVVGFDGIALGTQMHPTLCTVVQPIATLASTVIEQLLAQIAGAAPVSHCLPCHVRPGESTQPYKESLDDPLH, via the coding sequence ATGACCGATTTGAAAGATGTTGCACGACTGGCCGGGGTGTCCCGGGCGACCGCTGCGCGCACCTTCGCTTCCCCGGAAGTGGTGCGCCCGGCGACCCGCGAGCAGGTGTTCGCCGCCGCCCGCGAACTGGGTTTCCGGCCCAATCGTCTGGGCCGCCAACTGCGCCTGCAAACCACCAACCTGATCGGGGTGGTGGTGCCCAACCTGCTCAACCCGGTGTTCGCCGAACAGTTCCAGGCCATGGAACAGGCGGCGCGCCTGCGTGGCTACAACCTGCTGCTGGCCACCACCGACTACGACAGCGAGCGCGAAAGCGCGGTGGTCGAGGAACTGCTGCGCCAGCGGGTCGACGGGCTGGTGCTGACCGTTACCGATGCGCAAAGCAATCGCGTGCTGCAAAGCCTGGCCAGTGAGGACACACCCTTCGTGCTGGCCTATCACCAACCGGGCAACCCGGAGTACAGCGCGGTGTCGGTGGACAACCGTAACGGCATGGCCCTGGCCACACGTTACCTGCTGGACGCCGGACACACGCGCATCGGCATGGTCGCCGGCCCCGCGTTGCAGTCGGACCGCGCACGCCTGCGTTACGCCGGTTACTGCGATGCCATGGCCGAACAGGGCCTGGGCAGCCTGCCGGTGATCGAAATGCCGGCACATACCCAGGCCGATTTCGCCGCCCTCGAACCGTTCCTGTCCGGGCCCCAGGCCCCCAGCGCACTGGTGTGCTCCAACGACCTGCTGGCGATCAGCCTGATCGCCGAACTGCGCCGCAATGGCTGGAACGTGCCGCAGCAACTGTCGGTGGTGGGTTTCGACGGCATTGCCCTGGGCACGCAAATGCACCCGACGCTGTGCACGGTGGTGCAGCCGATCGCCACCCTGGCCAGCACCGTGATCGAGCAATTGCTGGCGCAGATCGCCGGTGCCGCCCCGGTTTCCCATTGCCTGCCTTGCCATGTCCGGCCGGGTGAAAGTACTCAACCCTACAAGGAGTCGCTCGATGATCCGCTTCACTAA
- a CDS encoding ABC transporter permease: MKRSTLFFAQLLFTLLVCAFMLVPVLLSLLAGLTRNYFVGVSSGLTFDWLIQVWQAYSPTVWLSLQLAVACAVCVCVIGVPAAYALVRMNNRFSRAFEELMVLPVAMPGLASALALLLTYGQFGELRRSWLFILVGHVLFTLPFLVRPVMAVMQRQQLPTLEEAAASLGAGPIKRFFSVVVPNCRAGILAGVLMVVTLSLGEFNLTWMLHTPMTKTLPVGLADSYASARLEVASAYTLIFLLMIVPLLIALQAISARLSRGERR, encoded by the coding sequence GTGAAGCGCTCGACACTGTTTTTCGCCCAACTGCTTTTTACCCTGCTGGTCTGCGCCTTCATGCTGGTGCCGGTGCTGCTGTCGTTGCTGGCCGGGCTGACCCGCAACTATTTTGTCGGCGTCTCCAGCGGCCTGACGTTCGACTGGCTGATCCAGGTCTGGCAGGCCTATTCGCCGACGGTCTGGCTGTCGCTGCAATTGGCCGTGGCCTGTGCGGTGTGCGTCTGCGTGATCGGCGTGCCGGCGGCCTATGCCCTGGTGCGCATGAACAACCGCTTCAGCCGGGCCTTCGAAGAGCTGATGGTGCTACCGGTGGCGATGCCCGGCCTCGCCAGTGCCCTGGCCCTGTTGCTGACCTACGGGCAGTTCGGCGAACTGCGCCGCAGCTGGCTGTTCATCCTGGTCGGGCATGTGCTGTTCACCTTGCCGTTCCTGGTGCGCCCGGTCATGGCCGTGATGCAGCGCCAGCAACTGCCGACGCTGGAGGAAGCGGCGGCGAGCCTTGGCGCCGGGCCGATCAAGCGTTTCTTCAGCGTGGTGGTGCCCAATTGCCGGGCGGGGATCCTTGCCGGGGTGCTGATGGTCGTCACCCTGTCGCTGGGTGAGTTCAACCTGACCTGGATGCTCCACACCCCCATGACCAAGACCCTGCCGGTGGGCCTGGCCGACAGCTACGCCTCGGCGCGCCTGGAAGTGGCCAGTGCCTACACCCTGATATTCCTGTTGATGATCGTGCCGCTGTTGATTGCGTTGCAGGCCATCAGTGCCCGACTTTCCCGTGGAGAGCGTCGATGA
- a CDS encoding ABC transporter ATP-binding protein: MSGTPIRLQGCRKAFSDGTVAVENLNLTIEAGETLAILGPSGCGKTTTLRMIAGLERPDSGQVFFGDNDVTRLPIERRDVGMVFQNYALFPNLDVAGNIVYGLKIRGLSAAERNKRCAELLELVGLQDHGQRRIHELSGGQRQRVALARALAPRPRVLLLDEPLAALDAQLRERLRSELDQLLRSLRITSVFVTHDQGEAMALGDRILVMERGRVAQLATPRDIYQQPANAFVAGFVGNLNAFPVLESTSNGLKVNGGELPWKGAQAPSTVYCRPEHLRVMDEGGHLHGRLVGQFFQGAQSRLLVDVGGAQPLLVDSAEHVVHATGALIALAVEPQVLFTLHS, translated from the coding sequence ATGAGTGGAACCCCCATTCGCCTGCAGGGCTGCCGTAAGGCATTCTCTGACGGCACCGTTGCTGTAGAAAACCTCAACCTGACCATCGAAGCCGGGGAGACCCTGGCAATCCTCGGCCCGTCGGGCTGTGGCAAAACCACCACGCTGCGCATGATCGCCGGCCTCGAGCGCCCGGACAGCGGGCAGGTGTTCTTCGGCGACAACGACGTCACGCGCCTGCCCATCGAGCGCCGCGACGTGGGCATGGTGTTTCAGAACTATGCGCTGTTTCCCAACCTGGATGTGGCCGGCAACATTGTCTACGGCCTGAAGATTCGCGGCCTGTCAGCTGCCGAACGCAACAAGCGTTGCGCCGAACTGCTGGAACTGGTCGGGTTGCAGGACCACGGCCAACGGCGCATCCATGAACTGTCCGGTGGCCAGCGCCAACGGGTCGCCCTGGCCCGGGCATTGGCGCCCAGGCCGCGGGTGCTGCTGCTCGATGAACCGCTGGCGGCGCTGGATGCGCAACTGCGCGAACGCCTGCGCAGCGAACTCGACCAACTGCTGCGCAGCCTGCGCATCACCTCGGTGTTCGTCACCCACGACCAGGGCGAGGCCATGGCGCTGGGGGACCGGATCCTGGTGATGGAGCGCGGTCGCGTCGCGCAACTGGCCACCCCCCGCGACATCTACCAGCAGCCGGCCAACGCCTTCGTCGCCGGTTTTGTCGGCAACCTCAATGCCTTCCCGGTGCTCGAATCGACGAGCAATGGCTTGAAGGTCAACGGCGGCGAATTGCCGTGGAAGGGCGCACAGGCGCCTTCGACCGTGTATTGCCGCCCCGAGCATTTGCGCGTGATGGACGAGGGTGGGCATTTGCATGGGCGCCTGGTCGGGCAGTTTTTCCAGGGGGCGCAAAGTCGCCTGCTGGTCGACGTCGGTGGCGCACAGCCGTTGCTGGTCGACAGCGCCGAGCACGTCGTGCATGCCACGGGCGCGCTGATCGCCCTGGCCGTCGAGCCGCAAGTTTTGTTCACCCTGCATTCGTAA
- a CDS encoding autotransporter assembly complex family protein, whose product MTFPGRITSAVLMLFTSCAALAQSELDVRIKPSNDELKANIEGYIGSLGDRDEEALLRFSRGAEEQARKAAQALGYYQPQIDSDVKGGKNPRLILNIEPGEPIHLREVTVRIDGPAASLKAFKVPKSAALKTGAVLNHGHYEDAKRLIQNQASRYGFFSGRLTRQKLAIDPRAGVADIELVYDSGPRYALGKVSFEGDTPFDEDLLQRMVPFKAGTPYDSELIAELNRNLQSSGYFEGVRVDAAPTASKEDVIPVDVKLETRKPRTMGLGLGYSTDVGPRVKANWTRHWVNPQGHSYGWETEISAPRQNVGVFYDIPLDPPLTDKLRFAGGYQNEEIADKDSLSKLLTLGPEWHSKLPSGWQRVVSLKWQREEYRLGDDSGLSTLLMPGVSYSYLKSDNRIDPHNGYRLEFDTKVAKVGLGSDNNLLYGTALVKGLTTVFDKHRFLGRMQVGGSATNGYKSVPPSLRFFAGGDQSVRGYDYQSLSPENSEGDRIGGRYMVAASVEYQYSIAEKWRVATFIDQGNSFNKLELPNLKTGVGIGVRWVSPVGPIRLDLAHAMDDDGGIRLHFSMGPEL is encoded by the coding sequence ATGACGTTTCCAGGAAGAATCACCAGCGCCGTGCTGATGCTGTTCACCAGCTGCGCGGCGTTGGCGCAAAGTGAATTGGATGTGCGGATCAAACCGTCCAACGACGAGCTGAAAGCCAATATCGAAGGCTACATCGGCAGCCTCGGCGATCGCGACGAAGAAGCCTTGCTGCGCTTCAGCCGTGGCGCCGAGGAACAGGCGCGCAAGGCTGCCCAGGCCCTGGGCTATTACCAGCCGCAGATCGACAGCGACGTGAAGGGCGGCAAGAATCCGCGCCTGATCCTTAATATCGAACCCGGCGAGCCGATCCACTTGCGCGAAGTCACGGTGCGCATCGACGGCCCGGCGGCCTCGCTGAAAGCCTTCAAGGTCCCGAAAAGCGCGGCGCTGAAAACCGGCGCGGTGCTCAACCATGGGCATTACGAAGACGCCAAGCGGCTGATCCAGAACCAGGCGTCGCGTTATGGCTTCTTCAGCGGCCGTTTAACCCGGCAGAAACTGGCCATCGACCCGCGCGCGGGTGTCGCCGATATCGAACTGGTGTACGACAGCGGCCCGCGTTATGCCCTGGGCAAAGTCAGTTTCGAGGGTGACACACCGTTCGACGAAGACCTGTTGCAACGCATGGTGCCGTTCAAGGCGGGCACGCCGTACGACTCCGAGCTGATCGCCGAACTCAACCGCAACCTGCAATCAAGCGGCTATTTCGAAGGCGTGCGCGTTGACGCGGCGCCGACCGCGTCCAAGGAAGACGTGATCCCGGTGGACGTCAAACTGGAGACCCGCAAACCGCGCACCATGGGGCTCGGCCTGGGTTACTCGACCGACGTCGGCCCGCGGGTCAAGGCCAACTGGACCCGACACTGGGTCAACCCCCAGGGCCACAGCTATGGCTGGGAAACCGAAATTTCCGCACCGCGGCAGAACGTCGGGGTGTTCTACGACATTCCACTGGACCCGCCGCTGACCGACAAGCTGCGTTTCGCCGGTGGTTATCAGAACGAAGAAATCGCCGACAAGGACAGCCTCAGCAAATTGCTGACCCTGGGCCCCGAGTGGCACAGCAAGTTGCCCAGCGGCTGGCAGCGGGTGGTGTCGCTGAAATGGCAACGCGAAGAATATCGCCTGGGTGACGACTCCGGGCTCAGCACTTTGCTGATGCCCGGTGTGAGCTATTCGTACCTCAAGAGCGACAACCGCATCGACCCGCACAACGGCTATCGCCTGGAGTTCGACACCAAGGTCGCCAAAGTGGGCCTGGGGTCGGACAACAACCTGCTTTATGGCACCGCCCTGGTCAAAGGCCTGACCACGGTCTTCGACAAACACCGCTTCCTGGGCCGGATGCAGGTCGGCGGCAGCGCTACCAATGGCTACAAGTCGGTTCCGCCGTCGCTGCGCTTCTTCGCCGGTGGCGATCAGAGCGTGCGTGGCTACGACTACCAGAGCCTGTCGCCGGAAAACTCCGAGGGCGACCGCATCGGTGGCCGCTACATGGTGGCCGCCAGCGTCGAGTATCAATATTCCATCGCCGAAAAATGGCGGGTCGCGACGTTCATCGACCAGGGCAACTCCTTCAACAAACTCGAACTGCCCAACCTCAAGACCGGGGTCGGTATCGGCGTGCGCTGGGTTTCGCCGGTGGGGCCGATCCGCCTCGACCTGGCCCACGCAATGGACGATGACGGCGGCATTCGATTGCACTTTTCCATGGGGCCCGAGTTGTGA
- a CDS encoding translocation/assembly module TamB domain-containing protein, with amino-acid sequence MKRGLKISLLAILALLMLLLLAVTTVLGTATGSRWALGLVPGLSVENFQGRLGGQWSADHLLWQQDASRVELDRVIFAWSPLCLTRMTLCIEQLKTDQVSLQFPPGPEEGGSGPISLPDLKLPLALELGDVQVGRLLFNGSEELKGLQLAAHWTAQGMQIDAVQLQRDDISLKLSGLLQPTGNWPLRAAGQLRLATPAPWTVDLNVDGDLLDTLKLNADSSGYLEGQLSGELQPLVENLPAKVRITADGFKPSADLPDTLQLNQLELTGEGDLKSGYQLRGNATLPAEQGPVALALQGKVDANGAQIAGLDLTASDQQHLKLTGVVDWSKGLSATANVDWLDFPWHRLYPLIDEPDVTLRRFNGEVSYTDGQYLGNFKAALDGPAGAFSLSSPFAGDLTTIHLQQIQLEAGQGKAEGHLNLQFADGIAWDTALDLSAINPAYWVAELPGVLAGPLRSKGELKNDTLSLNADLDLKGKLRGQPAVIQAKADGGGEQWNLSALQVRLGDNSISGQGSLHQRLAGQVDLKLPRLAQLWPQLRGQLNGRIDLAGTLKAPQGKLGLQGTQLAFQDNRLQSLNLDATLDNAQRAKVDLKGSGIQVGDTALGTLTASGQGDIRKQQLTLDLQGPKLKLALGLDGALDKGNWRGRLASGDIQAGGQDWRLQGPAKLERLADGKINFGAHCWMSGAASLCGEDQRLMPEPKLRYHLKQFPIESLAQWLPKDFAWKGVLNADVQLDLPASGPNGVISLDASGGTLRIKEKDQWLDFPYQTLRLNSKLTPKRIDSELNFVGEKLGELNVQAQINPLAKNKPLNGSFRLSGLDLSVARPFVPMVEKIGGRLNGSGTLAGTLMAPLVNGNLLLSDGEVSGPELPMELQDLRVQALIAGETVQLNGGWKSGKSGQGSLSGDIAWGQALVVDLALKGTQLPVTVEPYAKLEVEPDLKISMKGEELAVAGKVRVPRGEITVRELPPSTVKLSDDAVIIGEQTEEGKPPVAMKMDIDVQVGEDKLSFAGFGLTANVQGHVHIGDNLDTRGELWLNDGRYRAYGQRLSVRRARLLFAGPIDQPYLDIEAIRQTDDVIAGIRLSGSAEQPTTQIFSEPAMSQEQALSYLVLGRPLSTTGEDNNMLAQAALGLGLMGSSGVTGKLASDLGIDDFQLDTEGSGNTTSVVASGNLSEKLSLRYGVGVFEPANTIALRYKLSKKVYLEAAGGVASSLDIFYKRDF; translated from the coding sequence GTGAAGCGTGGTTTGAAAATTTCCCTGCTGGCGATTCTGGCGCTGCTGATGCTGTTGCTGCTGGCCGTCACCACCGTGCTGGGCACGGCGACGGGCAGCCGCTGGGCGCTGGGCTTGGTGCCGGGTTTGTCGGTGGAGAATTTCCAGGGCCGCCTGGGTGGGCAGTGGAGCGCGGATCATCTGCTGTGGCAGCAGGACGCCAGCCGGGTTGAGCTGGACCGGGTGATTTTCGCCTGGTCGCCCCTGTGCCTGACGCGCATGACCCTGTGCATCGAACAGTTGAAGACCGATCAGGTCAGCCTGCAATTCCCGCCGGGGCCGGAAGAGGGCGGCAGCGGCCCGATCAGCCTGCCGGACCTGAAGTTGCCACTGGCCCTGGAACTGGGCGACGTGCAGGTCGGTCGCCTGCTGTTCAACGGCAGCGAGGAACTCAAGGGCCTGCAACTGGCGGCGCACTGGACCGCTCAGGGCATGCAGATCGACGCGGTGCAGTTGCAACGGGACGACATCAGCCTGAAACTGTCCGGCCTGCTGCAACCCACTGGCAACTGGCCGTTGCGCGCAGCGGGTCAACTGCGCCTGGCCACCCCGGCGCCCTGGACCGTGGACCTGAACGTCGACGGCGACCTGCTGGACACCCTGAAACTCAACGCCGACAGCAGTGGTTACCTCGAAGGCCAGTTGAGCGGCGAGCTGCAACCGCTGGTGGAAAACCTGCCGGCCAAGGTGCGCATCACGGCGGATGGCTTCAAGCCCAGCGCCGATCTGCCCGACACCCTGCAACTCAACCAGCTGGAACTGACCGGCGAAGGCGACCTGAAAAGCGGCTATCAGTTGCGCGGCAATGCCACTTTGCCGGCTGAACAGGGCCCGGTCGCGCTGGCATTGCAAGGCAAGGTCGACGCCAACGGTGCGCAAATCGCCGGGCTGGACCTCACAGCCAGCGACCAGCAACACCTCAAGCTCACGGGCGTCGTTGACTGGAGCAAGGGCCTGAGCGCCACGGCGAACGTCGACTGGCTGGATTTCCCCTGGCATCGCCTGTATCCGCTGATCGACGAACCGGACGTGACCCTGCGCCGCTTCAACGGCGAAGTCTCCTACACCGACGGTCAGTACCTGGGCAATTTCAAGGCCGCCCTGGATGGCCCGGCCGGGGCATTCAGCCTGAGCAGCCCATTCGCCGGCGACCTGACGACAATCCATCTGCAACAGATCCAGCTCGAAGCCGGGCAGGGCAAGGCCGAAGGTCACCTGAACCTGCAATTTGCCGATGGCATTGCCTGGGACACTGCGCTCGACCTGTCGGCCATCAACCCGGCGTACTGGGTCGCCGAGTTGCCAGGCGTGCTGGCCGGCCCCTTGCGCAGCAAAGGTGAACTGAAAAACGACACGCTCAGCCTCAATGCCGATCTCGACCTCAAGGGCAAACTGCGGGGCCAGCCTGCGGTGATCCAGGCCAAGGCCGATGGCGGTGGTGAGCAATGGAACCTCAGCGCGCTGCAAGTGCGCCTGGGCGATAACAGCATCAGCGGCCAGGGCAGCCTGCACCAGCGACTCGCCGGGCAGGTGGATCTCAAGCTGCCGCGCCTGGCCCAGCTCTGGCCACAGCTGCGCGGGCAACTCAATGGCCGGATCGACCTCGCCGGCACGCTCAAGGCGCCCCAGGGCAAACTCGGGCTGCAGGGCACGCAACTGGCGTTTCAGGACAACCGCCTGCAAAGCCTCAACCTCGACGCCACCCTCGACAATGCGCAGCGAGCCAAAGTCGATCTCAAGGGCAGCGGTATCCAGGTCGGCGACACCGCGCTGGGCACGCTGACCGCCAGCGGCCAGGGCGATATCAGGAAACAGCAGCTGACCCTCGACCTGCAAGGCCCGAAATTGAAACTGGCCCTGGGCCTCGATGGCGCACTGGACAAGGGCAACTGGCGCGGGCGCCTGGCCAGCGGTGACATCCAGGCCGGTGGCCAGGACTGGAGGCTGCAAGGCCCGGCGAAACTCGAACGGCTGGCCGACGGCAAGATCAACTTCGGCGCCCATTGCTGGATGTCCGGCGCGGCCAGCCTGTGCGGCGAGGACCAGCGTCTGATGCCGGAGCCGAAGCTGCGTTATCACCTCAAGCAATTCCCCATCGAGAGTCTGGCGCAGTGGTTGCCCAAGGATTTCGCCTGGAAGGGCGTGCTCAATGCTGACGTGCAACTGGACCTGCCGGCCAGCGGCCCGAATGGCGTGATCAGCCTGGATGCCAGCGGCGGCACCTTGCGTATCAAGGAAAAGGACCAGTGGCTGGACTTTCCCTACCAGACCCTGCGGCTCAACAGCAAACTCACGCCCAAGCGCATCGACAGCGAGCTGAACTTCGTCGGTGAAAAGCTCGGCGAACTGAACGTACAGGCGCAGATCAATCCGCTGGCGAAGAACAAACCGCTCAATGGCTCGTTCCGCCTCAGTGGCCTCGATCTGTCGGTGGCGCGACCGTTCGTGCCAATGGTCGAGAAAATCGGCGGACGCCTCAACGGCAGCGGCACCCTCGCCGGGACGCTGATGGCGCCGCTGGTCAACGGCAATCTGTTGCTCAGCGATGGCGAGGTCTCTGGTCCCGAGTTGCCGATGGAACTGCAAGACCTGCGGGTGCAAGCGCTCATCGCCGGCGAAACCGTGCAACTGAACGGTGGCTGGAAAAGCGGCAAGAGCGGGCAGGGCAGCCTCAGCGGCGACATTGCCTGGGGCCAGGCGCTGGTAGTGGACCTGGCGCTCAAGGGCACGCAGTTGCCGGTGACGGTCGAGCCCTACGCCAAGCTCGAGGTCGAGCCGGACCTGAAAATCTCGATGAAGGGCGAAGAACTGGCGGTCGCCGGCAAGGTCCGTGTGCCTCGCGGCGAAATCACCGTGCGCGAATTGCCGCCATCGACGGTCAAGCTGTCGGATGATGCGGTGATCATCGGCGAGCAGACCGAAGAGGGCAAACCGCCGGTGGCCATGAAAATGGACATTGACGTGCAGGTCGGCGAGGACAAGCTGAGCTTTGCCGGATTCGGCCTGACCGCCAACGTGCAGGGCCACGTGCACATCGGCGACAACCTCGACACCCGTGGCGAACTGTGGCTCAACGACGGGCGTTATCGCGCCTACGGCCAGCGCCTGAGCGTGCGCCGGGCACGCCTGTTGTTTGCCGGGCCCATCGACCAGCCGTACCTGGATATCGAAGCGATTCGCCAGACCGATGACGTGATCGCCGGCATTCGCCTGAGCGGCAGCGCCGAGCAGCCGACCACGCAGATCTTCTCGGAACCGGCGATGAGCCAGGAGCAGGCCCTGTCCTACCTGGTACTGGGGCGTCCGCTGAGCACCACCGGCGAAGACAACAACATGCTCGCGCAGGCGGCGCTGGGGCTGGGCCTGATGGGCAGTTCCGGGGTCACCGGCAAGCTGGCCAGCGACCTGGGCATCGACGACTTCCAGCTCGACACCGAAGGCAGCGGTAACACCACCAGCGTGGTGGCCAGCGGCAACCTTTCGGAAAAACTCAGCCTGCGTTATGGCGTCGGCGTGTTCGAGCCGGCCAACACCATCGCCCTGCGCTACAAGCTGAGCAAGAAGGTCTATCTCGAAGCGGCGGGCGGCGTAGCCAGCTCGCTGGACATCTTCTACAAGCGGGATTTCTAG
- a CDS encoding ABC transporter substrate-binding protein, producing MIRFTKTLAALGLCALASLAQAAETAICYNCPPEWADWGTQLKAIADSTGVQVPLDNKNSGQSLAQLVAEQAAPVADVVYYGVTFGLQAQKAGVVGTYKPKGWEQIPTGLKDPQGHWFAIHSGTLGIMVNVDALGGLPVPQSWADLLKPEYKGMVGYLDPSSAFVGYVSAVAINRAMGGDLDNFAPAIDYFRKLAKNAPIVPKQTAYARVLSGELPILVDYDFNAYRARYKDKANVAFVIPQEGSVSVPYVMSLVGNAPHRGNAEKVLDFVLSDEGQALWAKAYLRPVRQMKMPADVAAQFLPDSDYARAGVVDYEKMAAVQEAFAALYLSEVK from the coding sequence ATGATCCGCTTCACTAAAACCCTGGCGGCCTTAGGCCTGTGCGCCTTGGCCAGCCTGGCCCAGGCTGCCGAAACCGCGATCTGCTACAACTGCCCGCCGGAATGGGCGGACTGGGGCACGCAGCTCAAGGCGATCGCCGACAGCACCGGCGTGCAAGTGCCGCTGGACAACAAGAACTCCGGCCAGTCCCTGGCGCAACTGGTGGCCGAGCAGGCCGCTCCGGTGGCGGACGTGGTGTATTACGGCGTGACCTTCGGTTTACAGGCGCAGAAGGCCGGCGTGGTCGGCACCTACAAACCCAAGGGTTGGGAGCAGATTCCCACTGGCCTGAAGGACCCGCAGGGCCACTGGTTCGCGATTCATTCCGGCACCCTTGGCATCATGGTCAACGTCGATGCCCTGGGTGGCTTGCCGGTGCCGCAGAGCTGGGCTGACCTGCTCAAGCCTGAGTACAAGGGCATGGTCGGTTACCTCGATCCATCCAGCGCTTTCGTCGGCTACGTGTCGGCGGTGGCGATCAACCGTGCCATGGGCGGCGACCTGGACAACTTCGCGCCGGCCATCGACTACTTCCGCAAACTGGCGAAAAACGCGCCCATCGTGCCGAAACAGACCGCTTATGCGCGGGTGCTGTCGGGCGAGCTGCCGATCCTGGTCGACTACGACTTCAACGCTTACCGCGCCCGCTACAAGGACAAGGCCAACGTCGCGTTCGTCATCCCCCAGGAAGGCAGTGTCAGCGTGCCTTACGTGATGAGCCTGGTGGGCAACGCGCCGCACCGGGGCAACGCCGAGAAGGTGCTGGATTTTGTCCTGTCCGATGAAGGCCAGGCGTTGTGGGCCAAGGCCTACCTGCGCCCGGTGCGGCAGATGAAGATGCCGGCTGACGTCGCCGCGCAGTTCCTGCCGGACAGCGACTATGCCCGCGCTGGCGTGGTCGACTACGAAAAAATGGCCGCGGTGCAGGAAGCCTTCGCCGCGCTTTACCTGAGCGAGGTCAAGTAA
- a CDS encoding ABC transporter permease, with translation MWRRLRPTAAWALAPAAAVLLAFWLLPLAQLMVLGGQSREGSASGYWQVLGSAQYLGSLAQTCVLALVVTFAALLVGGISGVFLARQQFFGRSALVALLTFPLAFPGVVVGFLVILLAGRQGLFATLGMQLAGERWVFAYSLVGLFLGYLYFSIPRVILTVMAACESLDTSLEEAARSLGAGSWRVVWDVIVPGLAPALVSCGAICFATSMGAFGTAFTLGTQLNVTPVAIYNVFTNYANFTVAAALSVILGALTWAVLLLARKLAKQSGTVL, from the coding sequence ATCTGGCGGCGCCTGCGTCCGACCGCTGCCTGGGCGCTGGCCCCGGCGGCGGCAGTGTTGCTGGCGTTCTGGTTGCTGCCATTGGCGCAGTTGATGGTGCTCGGCGGGCAATCACGTGAAGGCAGCGCCAGCGGCTACTGGCAAGTGCTGGGCAGCGCGCAATACCTGGGCAGCCTGGCGCAGACCTGCGTGTTGGCGCTGGTGGTGACGTTCGCGGCCTTGCTGGTGGGCGGCATCAGCGGGGTGTTCCTGGCGCGCCAGCAATTCTTCGGGCGCTCGGCGCTGGTGGCCTTGCTGACCTTTCCGCTGGCCTTTCCTGGAGTAGTGGTGGGTTTTCTGGTGATCCTGCTGGCCGGTCGCCAAGGCCTGTTCGCCACTTTGGGCATGCAGCTGGCCGGCGAACGCTGGGTGTTCGCCTACTCGCTGGTGGGGTTGTTCCTGGGGTACCTGTACTTCTCGATCCCGCGGGTGATCCTCACGGTGATGGCCGCCTGTGAAAGCCTCGACACCAGCCTGGAGGAGGCCGCGCGCTCGCTGGGCGCCGGTTCCTGGCGGGTGGTGTGGGACGTGATCGTGCCGGGGCTGGCGCCGGCGCTGGTGTCGTGCGGGGCGATCTGTTTCGCCACCTCGATGGGCGCCTTTGGCACCGCGTTCACCCTTGGCACGCAACTGAATGTCACGCCCGTGGCGATCTACAACGTGTTCACCAACTACGCCAACTTCACCGTGGCCGCCGCGCTGTCGGTGATCCTAGGGGCGTTGACGTGGGCGGTGCTGTTGCTGGCCCGCAAGCTGGCCAAGCAATCGGGGACGGTCCTGTGA
- a CDS encoding phosphodiesterase, producing MNKPFVVAQISDLHLKADHKLTYGVVDCLGALRRAVDHLNASQPRPDIVVISGDLVDFGRPEEYAVLGMELARLHMPFYLVPGNHDVREHLLAEFAQHAYLPINARAPLDWVVEEHPVRLIGLDSTIPGQHGGQVLDSQLLWLDAQLSRRPDVPTLLILHHPPFITGIGHMDREPFINAAGLKSVVARHPQVERLLCGHLHRPMQRRFGGSISCVCPGTSHQIVLDFQESAPAHFNLEPAGYLLHHWHPQQGLVTHNAVFGEFAGPYPFYDADGLID from the coding sequence TTGAACAAGCCGTTTGTTGTTGCGCAGATCAGCGATCTGCACCTGAAAGCCGATCACAAGCTGACCTACGGCGTGGTCGATTGCCTGGGCGCGCTGCGCCGTGCGGTCGATCATCTGAACGCCAGCCAGCCACGCCCCGACATCGTGGTGATCAGTGGCGACCTGGTGGATTTTGGTCGCCCGGAAGAGTACGCCGTGCTCGGCATGGAACTGGCGCGCCTGCACATGCCGTTCTACCTGGTGCCCGGCAACCATGACGTGCGCGAGCATCTGCTGGCGGAGTTCGCCCAGCACGCTTACCTGCCGATCAACGCCCGCGCACCGCTCGACTGGGTGGTGGAAGAGCACCCGGTGCGCCTGATCGGGCTGGACTCGACCATTCCAGGGCAACACGGTGGCCAGGTGCTGGACAGCCAGTTGCTCTGGCTCGATGCGCAACTGTCGCGGCGCCCGGACGTGCCGACGCTGTTGATTCTGCATCACCCGCCATTCATCACCGGTATTGGCCACATGGACCGTGAGCCGTTCATCAATGCCGCCGGGCTGAAATCCGTCGTCGCCCGCCATCCGCAGGTCGAGCGCCTGCTGTGCGGGCATTTGCACCGGCCGATGCAGCGCCGTTTCGGCGGCTCGATCAGTTGCGTGTGCCCCGGCACGTCCCACCAGATCGTGCTGGATTTTCAGGAGTCGGCCCCGGCCCACTTCAACCTGGAACCAGCGGGCTACCTGCTGCATCACTGGCACCCGCAACAGGGCCTGGTGACCCACAACGCCGTGTTTGGCGAGTTCGCCGGGCCTTATCCGTTTTATGACGCTGATGGATTGATCGACTGA